A part of Gadus morhua chromosome 17, gadMor3.0, whole genome shotgun sequence genomic DNA contains:
- the adgra3 gene encoding adhesion G protein-coupled receptor A3: MIADMLRLLVVLLLLGSGAAVSYSDCKPYNERTKGAARPLAPNATDDKKVFCSNIELDQVLPFDSFPNRTVTLILSNNKIQELKNGSFVGLTILERLDLRNNLISRIEPGAFLGLPALKRLDLSNNRIGCLNVDIFKGLTSLVRLNLSGNIFSSVAQGTFDSLVSLKTLEFSTPYLLCDCSLRWLQRWVTEHSVTVKDTRCSYPRSLKGQLATDVQPESLTCDAPLELPSFLLTPSQRQVVFQGDSLPFQCQASFVAQDMQVLWYQDGRAVEPDAAQGIAIEKSMVQNCSLIASALTISNIQPGSTGNWECRVRTSRGNTNRTVHIVVLESSAKYCSPERQVNNKGEFRWPRTLAGITAYLPCAKKLSAGDAGPGEAQRAWRRCDRAGVWADEDYSLCQYHKDITRFLNVINQMPLNETNVMQRARRLLVYTQNAANFSDKMDIVFVAEMFEKFSKFAEKFKDLGEVMVSMASNLMLADDRVLWLAQRDARACTRVVSCLQRIAANLVVNAQAFSLTSPNIALEVHPVRAGEWSGMACVLFQKPGLEQLTFKCNATNAFASILHKNTVLEASLQLPSSLLQSPAAAAVAGQTDDSIANFKFYLLAFRNGKFFPSTGNSTLLADGGKKRSVATPVVMAKIDGVPQHGLRSPVNVTLRRFARGSDATAAFWNASAAGGRGGWQSEGCRLLSHHDNFTTISCDALGNYGLLMDLSSVELFSPSIQPLHPVTYATGLVLLVCMLTIIISYVHHHRSVRVSRKFWHMLVNLCLHIFLTCGVFIGGINQTRYISVCQAVGILLHYSTLATTLWVGVTARNIYKQVTRKAKRYEELDEPPPPPRPMLRFYLIGGGIPIIVCGITAAANIKNYGSRINAPYCWMAWEPSIGAFYGPVGFIVFVDCMYFLSILLQLHRHPERRYELRELGEDEEEEERLGSGGGGGGDRHASGGAQLRLPLAVRLPASDGPRGMAMAMGGASASAQPFPVAVSALENEHTFPAQLAGAAGALALYGALWVFAAMSVSQEYPVDLAFTCLFGVTALALAAFMTAHHCINRLDMRRYWAQACCSGRRAYSARREDALLPAPGTAAAAAAASSTAGSLRRGTSGEPSRCGQSSGADSSCTNRSAAATAVGARPTPQGSKLTNLHAEAAQLGKPAGGTAVAGASAPSAPSPALLLLDNSLTEHSLDNDIKMHVAPVEAQFRPNPPLVGGVVAMGNGHAGAGAAAARHHKNRARAHRASRLTVLREYAYDVPTSVEGSVQSAARSRSHHHHYDVAARNSRRAAYMAYRERHQSQLQPDSSDSASLPRRGRPTDKAAPGASPPLANGVVVIVGGGGLGCGGEGGDGAGEGGKAGVSMSPGGGAGSPPAPESEQQTATATPDATDPAAAAGSGSSKDAGGLATPTRSDLEGQPKWYGLNLVTGQNGTRREQVALLLNTDSTPGIKTGLWKHETTV; this comes from the exons AATACTGAGCAACAACAAGATTCAAGAACTGAAGAATGGATCGTTCGTGggtctgacgatactggaaagacT AGACCTCCGGAATAACTTGATCAGTCGCATCGAGCCCGGAGCCTTCCTTGGCCTGCCAGCGCTGAAGAGACT GGACCTGTCCAACAACCGCATCGGCTGTCTGAACGTGGACATCTTCAAGGGTCTGACGAGCCTGGTCCGACT GAACCTTTCTGGAAACATCTTCTCCTCTGTCGCTCAGGGGACCTTCGACAGCCTGGTGTCTCTGAAAACCCT GGAGTTCAGCACGCCCTACCTGCTGTGCGACTGCAGCCTGCGCTGGCTGCAGCGCTGGGTGACGGAGCACAGTGTGACCGTTAAGGACACGCGCTGCTCGTACCCGCGTTCCCTCAAGGGCCAGCTCGCCACCGACGTCCAGCCAGAGTCCCTGACCTGCG acgcGCCCCTGGAGCTGCCCTCCTTCCTGCTCACGCCGTCCCAGCGGCAGGTTGTGTTCCAGGGGGACAGCCTGCCGTTCCAGTGCCAGGCCTCCTTCGTGGCCCAGGACATGCAGGTGCTGTGGTACCAGGACGGCCGCGCCGTGGAGCCCGACGCCGCGCAGGGCATCGCCATCGAGAAGAGCATGGTGCAGAACTGCTCGCTCATTGCCAG CGCCCTGACCATCTCCAACATCCAGCCGGGCTCCACGGGCAACTGGGAGTGCCGCGTGCGCACGAGCCGGGGCAACACCAACCGCACGGTGCACATCGTGGTGCTGGAGAGCTCCGCCAAGTACTGCAGCCCCGAACGCCAGGTTAACAACAAGGGGGAATTCAG GTGGCCCCGCACGCTGGCGGGCATCACGGCGTACCTGCCCTGCGCCAAGAAGCTGTCGGCGGGGGACGCGGGCCCCGGGGAGGCGCAGCGGGCGTGGCGGCGCTGCGACCGCGCGGGGGTCTGGGCCGACGAGGACTACTCCCTCTGCCAGTACCACAAGGACATCACGCGCTTCCTCAACGTCATCAACCAG ATGCCGCTGAACGAGACCAACGTGATGCAGCGAGCCCGTCGGCTGCTCGTCTACACGCAGAACGCCGCCAACTTCTCCGACAAGATGGACATCGTGTTCGTGGCCGAGATGTTCGAGAAGTTCTCCAAGTTCGCCGAGAAGTTCAAAGAC ctgGGTGAGGTGATGGTGAGCATGGCCAGTAACCTGATGCTTGCAGACGACAGGGTGCTGTGGTTGGCCCAGCGCGACGCCCGCGCCTGCACGCGGGTGGTCTCCTGCCTGCAGAGGATCGCAGCCAACCTGGTGGTCAACGCGCAGGCCTTCTCATTG acgTCCCCCAACATCGCCCTGGAGGTGCACCCGGTGCGGGCGGGCGAGTGGAGCGGCATGGCGTGCGTCCTCTTCCAGAAGCCCGGGCTGGAGCAGCTCACCTTCAAGTGCAACGCCACCAACGCCTTCGCCAGCATCCTGCACAAG AACACGGTACTGGAAGCATCCCTGCAGCTcccgtcctctctcctccaatcACCGGCTGCCGCTGCTGTCGCCGGGCAGACTGACGACTCCATTGCAAACTTCAAGTTCTACCTGTTGGCATTCCGCAACGGCAAGTTCTTCCCGTCCACGGGGAACTCCACGCTATTGGCCGACGGCGGGAAGAAGCGGAGCGTGGCCACACCCGTGGTCATGGCCAAGATAG aCGGCGTCCCCCAGCACGGCCTGCGCTCGCCGGTCAACGTCACGCTGCGCCGCTTCGCCCGCGGCTCGGACGCCACGGCGGCCTTCTGGAACGCCAGcgcggcggggggccgggggggctggCAGAGCGAGGGCTGCCGGCTGCTGTCCCACCACGACAACTTCACCACCATCTCCTGCGACGCCCTCGGGAACTACGGCCTGCTCATG gaccTGAGCAGTGTGGAGCTCTTCTCCCCCAGCATCCAGCCCCTTCACCCGGTCACCTACGCCACGGGGCTGGTGCTGCTAGTCTGCAtgctcaccatcatcatcagctACGTCCACCACCAcag GTCGGTGCGCGTCAGCCGTAAGTTCTGGCACATGCTGGTCAACCTCTGCCTCCACATCTTCCTCACCTGCGGAGTCTTCATCGGCGGCATCAACCAGACGCGCTACATCAGCGTGTGCCAGGCG gTGGGGATCCTGCTGCACTACTCCACCCTGGCCACCACCCTTTGGGTGGGGGTGACGGCGCGCAACATCTACAAGCAGGTGACCCGCAAGGCCAAGCGCTACGAAGAGCTGGACgagccgccccctcccccccgacccATGCTCAG GTTCTACTTAATTGGCGGAGGGATACCCATTATCGTTTGCGGCATCACAGCAGCAGCCAACATCAAAAACTATGGCAGTCGGATCAATGCGCCGTA CTGCTGGATGGCGTGGGAGCCCAGCATCGGGGCCTTCTACGGCCCGGTGGGCTTCATCGTGTTCGTGGACTGCATGTACTTCCTCAGCATCCTGCTGCAGCTCCACCGCCACCCGGAGCGCCGCTACGAGCTCCGGGAGCTgggcgaggacgaggaggaggaggagcgtctgggctccggcggcggcggtggcggcgacCGGCACGCCAGCGGCGGCGCCCAGCTCCGCCTCCCCCTCGCCGTCCGCCTCCCGGCGTCGGACGGCCCCCGCGGGATGGCGATGGCGATGGGCGGGGCCTCGGCGTCCGCCCAGCCCTTCCCCGTGGCGGTCTCCGCCCTGGAGAACGAGCACACCTTCCCGGCCCAGCTGGCGGGCGCGGCGGGCGCGCTGGCGCTGTACGGCGCCCTGTGGGTGTTCGCCGCCATGTCGGTGTCCCAGGAGTACCCGGTGGACCTGGCCTTCACCTGCCTGTTTGGCGTCACGGCGCTGGCGCTGGCGGCCTTCATGACGGCGCACCACTGCATCAACCGGCTGGACATGCGGCGCTACTGGGCGCAGGCCTGCTGCTCGGGGCGCCGGGCGTACTCGGCCCGCCGGGAGGACGCGCTGCTGCCCGCGCCgggcacggcggcggcggcggcggcggcaagcTCCACGGCCGGGTCGCTGCGGCGCGGGACCAGCGGCGAGCCGTCCCGCTGCGGGCAGAGCAGCGGCGCCGACTCGTCCTGCACCAACCGCAgcgcggcggcgacggcggtCGGCGCGCGGCCCACGCCGCAGGGCAGCAAGCTGACCAACCTGCACGCCGAggcggcccagctggggaagccCGCCGGGGGGACGGCCGTGGCGGGGGCGTCGGCTCCGTCTGCTCCGTcgcccgccctcctcctcctggacaACAGCCTGACGGAGCACTCGCTGGACAACGACATCAAGATGCACGTCGCGCCCGTGGAGGCGCAGTTCCGCCCCAACCCGCCGCTCGTCGGGGGGGTCGTCGCCATGGGCAACGGGCacgcgggggcgggggcggcggcggcgcggcaCCACAAGAACCGCGCGCGGGCCCACCGCGCCAGCCGGCTCACGGTGCTGCGGGAGTACGCCTACGACGTGCCGACCAGCGTGGAGGGCAGCGTGCAGAGCGCCGCCCGCAGCcgcagccaccaccaccactacgaCGTGGCGGCCAGGAACAGCCGCAGGGCCGCCTACATGGCGTACCGCGAGCGCCACCAGAGCCAGCTGCAGCCCGACAGCAGCGACAGCGCCAGCCTGCCGCGCCGCGGGCGCCCCACGGACAAGGCGGCGCCGGGGGCTTCGCCGCCGCTGGCGAACGGTGTCGTCGTCATCGTCGGAGGAGGTGGTTTGGGATGCGGTGGGGAGGGAGGCGATGGTGCCGGTGAGGGCGGGAAGGCGGGGGTGTCGATGTcgccggggggcggggcgggaAGCCCGCCGGCGCCGGAGAGCGAACAGCAGACGGCGACGGCGACCCCGGACGCCACcgaccccgccgccgccgccggctcgGGTTCGAGTAAAGACGCAGGCGGGCTGGCCACGCCCACCCGGTCGGACCTGGAGGGCCAGCCCAAGTGGTACGGGCTGAACCTGGTGACGGGGCAGAACGGGACGAGGAGGGAGCAGGTGGCGCTGCTGCTGAACACGGACAGCACGCCGGGCATCAAGACGGGCTTATGGAAACACGAAACTACCGTGTAG